Proteins encoded in a region of the Rothia mucilaginosa genome:
- the rho gene encoding transcription termination factor Rho, whose amino-acid sequence MAKNIVVTDEYGTAAAAPELANLKVAQLRVLAQQLGIRGYLKLKKAELVQALEEHQRGGAVAAPAAPKSEKSKSEASKSEAPAEAAEASAEGAEKTEDSKPRRTRRTHAQKDAEAKAEKVVAKTEKTEAEVAEAPAEGAEKAEKRTRSSRYETPAQKRARARRAAEGEDASAEMNEKPEKRTRRTRKDENPAELPPLDVRAELAAERIGERSEQIDLPGNSAELKAATADGTASLDSLNAALDMTFGTPDGEKSSKRTRTRERRRDQDGERTERRTKRDRQAERAERNTERSERAERKAAERAERAERAERTERTERRSKRDRQAERAEKQARRREENEPRLSEDDVLAPISGVLDILDNYAFVRTTGYLPGTNDVYVSLAQVKKYNLRKGDHVLGAIRVPREGESNSRQRFNALVQVEAINGQSVEEAANRRVFSKLTPLYPKERLRLETTPKKLGTRVVDLVSPIGKGQRGLIVSPPKAGKTLMLQSIANAITVNNPDVYLMMVLVDERPEEVTDMQRTVKGEVIASTFDRPAEDHTTVAELAIERAKRMVELGYDVVVLLDSMTRLGRAYNLAAPASGRILSGGVDSAALYPPKKFFGAARNIEEGGSLTILATALVETGSKMDEVIFEEFKGTGNMELRLSRQLADKRIFPAVDINASGTRREENLLSPDEIKIMWGLRRALAGMEPEQALGVLTNQLRKTESNVEFLLTVQKNGLRLVD is encoded by the coding sequence TTGGCAAAGAATATTGTTGTCACCGATGAGTACGGTACGGCAGCTGCCGCACCGGAACTTGCAAACTTGAAGGTCGCGCAGCTGCGTGTCCTCGCCCAGCAGCTTGGTATCCGCGGCTATCTGAAGTTGAAGAAGGCTGAGCTGGTTCAGGCTCTTGAGGAGCATCAGCGTGGTGGCGCCGTAGCCGCTCCTGCTGCGCCCAAGTCTGAAAAGTCTAAGTCTGAAGCATCTAAGTCTGAGGCACCCGCTGAGGCTGCTGAAGCCTCCGCTGAGGGCGCTGAGAAGACTGAAGACTCTAAGCCGCGCCGTACTCGCCGCACTCACGCCCAGAAGGACGCTGAGGCAAAGGCAGAGAAGGTTGTTGCGAAGACTGAGAAGACCGAAGCTGAGGTTGCTGAAGCCCCCGCTGAGGGCGCTGAGAAGGCTGAGAAGCGTACCCGTTCTTCCCGTTACGAGACTCCCGCTCAGAAGCGTGCGCGCGCTCGCCGTGCCGCTGAGGGTGAGGACGCATCGGCTGAGATGAACGAGAAGCCGGAGAAGCGTACCCGCCGCACCCGTAAGGACGAGAATCCCGCTGAGCTTCCTCCGCTGGATGTGCGCGCTGAGCTGGCCGCTGAGCGTATTGGCGAGCGTTCGGAGCAGATTGACCTGCCCGGTAACTCTGCTGAGCTGAAGGCTGCTACCGCTGACGGCACCGCGAGCCTGGACAGCCTGAACGCTGCCCTAGACATGACTTTTGGCACCCCCGACGGTGAGAAGAGCTCGAAGCGTACCCGCACTCGTGAGCGTCGCCGCGACCAGGATGGTGAGCGTACCGAGCGCCGCACTAAGCGTGACCGTCAGGCTGAGCGTGCTGAGCGCAACACTGAGCGTAGCGAACGTGCCGAGCGTAAGGCTGCTGAGCGTGCAGAACGCGCAGAGCGTGCCGAGCGCACCGAGCGTACTGAGCGCCGTTCCAAGCGTGACCGTCAGGCTGAGCGTGCTGAGAAGCAGGCTCGCCGCCGCGAGGAGAACGAGCCTCGCCTGAGCGAAGACGATGTGCTGGCACCGATTTCGGGTGTTCTGGACATTCTCGATAACTACGCTTTCGTGCGTACCACCGGCTACCTGCCCGGCACCAACGACGTGTACGTCTCCCTGGCTCAGGTGAAGAAGTACAACCTGCGTAAGGGTGACCACGTGCTCGGCGCGATTCGCGTGCCGCGTGAGGGTGAGTCGAACAGCCGCCAGCGTTTCAACGCGCTGGTTCAGGTTGAGGCGATTAACGGTCAGAGCGTTGAGGAAGCAGCGAACCGCCGCGTCTTCTCGAAGCTGACTCCGCTGTACCCCAAGGAGCGTCTGCGCCTGGAGACCACCCCGAAGAAGCTGGGCACCCGCGTGGTTGACCTGGTGTCCCCGATTGGTAAGGGTCAGCGTGGTCTGATTGTGTCTCCGCCGAAGGCGGGTAAGACCCTCATGCTGCAGTCCATTGCGAACGCGATTACCGTGAACAACCCGGACGTGTATCTGATGATGGTCCTGGTGGATGAGCGTCCTGAAGAAGTGACCGATATGCAGCGCACCGTCAAGGGTGAGGTTATTGCCTCGACCTTCGACCGCCCCGCTGAGGATCACACCACTGTGGCTGAGCTGGCTATTGAGCGTGCGAAGCGTATGGTGGAGCTCGGCTACGATGTGGTCGTGCTGCTGGACTCCATGACCCGCCTGGGCCGCGCATACAACCTGGCGGCTCCCGCATCCGGTCGTATCCTGTCCGGTGGTGTGGATTCTGCCGCACTGTACCCGCCGAAGAAGTTCTTCGGTGCAGCCCGCAACATTGAAGAGGGCGGCTCGCTGACCATCCTGGCTACCGCCCTGGTTGAGACCGGCTCGAAGATGGATGAAGTGATCTTCGAAGAGTTCAAGGGCACCGGTAACATGGAGCTGCGCCTGTCCCGTCAGCTGGCGGATAAGCGTATCTTCCCGGCGGTTGATATTAACGCTTCTGGTACTCGCCGCGAGGAGAACCTGCTCTCCCCGGATGAGATCAAGATTATGTGGGGTCTGCGCCGTGCCCTGGCGGGTATGGAGCCTGAGCAGGCTCTGGGTGTTCTGACCAACCAGCTGCGTAAGACTGAAAGCAACGTGGAGTTCCTTCTGACGGTTCAGAAGAACGGTCTGCGTCTGGTCGACTAA
- the prfA gene encoding peptide chain release factor 1, whose translation MFESIQVLLDEHADLQNQLADPAVQANQGKARRVGRRYAELTGIVTAYNKYTSLKDDLEAAREMADEDPDFAAEIPGLEEELEVAQEKLRRLLIPRDPDDGRNVILEVKAGAGGDEAALFAGDLLRMYMRYAENKGWKTEIISSTSTDVGGYKDAQIAIKGSSNEPAEGVWAHLKYEGGVHRVQRVPATESQGRIHTSAAGVLVFPEVDEPEEIEINQNDLKIDVYRSSGPGGQSVNTTDSAVRITHLPTGIVVAMQNEKSQLQNREAAMRVLRARLLAHQQEQIDAENAAHRASQVRTMDRSERIRTYNFPENRIADHRTGYKAYNLDAVLNGDLEPVVQSAIEMDEAHRLAQVGQEQK comes from the coding sequence ATGTTTGAATCTATTCAGGTTCTGCTGGATGAGCACGCTGACCTGCAGAATCAGCTGGCTGACCCCGCCGTGCAGGCGAATCAGGGTAAGGCACGCCGTGTGGGCCGCCGTTACGCGGAGCTGACCGGTATTGTGACTGCGTACAACAAGTACACTTCGCTGAAGGATGACCTTGAGGCTGCTCGCGAGATGGCTGATGAGGATCCGGATTTTGCGGCGGAGATTCCCGGCCTGGAGGAGGAGCTGGAGGTTGCTCAGGAGAAGCTGCGCCGCCTGCTGATTCCGCGTGACCCGGATGATGGCCGTAACGTCATTCTTGAGGTGAAGGCTGGTGCTGGTGGCGACGAGGCGGCTCTGTTCGCTGGTGACCTGCTGCGCATGTACATGCGTTATGCCGAGAACAAGGGCTGGAAGACTGAGATTATTTCTTCGACCAGCACCGATGTTGGCGGTTACAAGGACGCACAGATCGCTATTAAGGGTTCCTCGAATGAGCCTGCTGAGGGCGTGTGGGCGCACCTGAAGTACGAGGGCGGCGTGCACCGCGTGCAGCGCGTTCCGGCGACCGAGTCTCAGGGCCGTATCCACACCTCCGCTGCTGGTGTTCTGGTGTTCCCTGAGGTGGATGAGCCCGAGGAAATCGAGATTAACCAGAACGACCTGAAGATTGACGTGTACCGTTCTTCGGGCCCCGGTGGTCAGTCGGTGAACACCACCGACTCGGCGGTGCGTATTACCCACCTGCCGACCGGTATTGTCGTGGCGATGCAGAATGAGAAGTCTCAGCTGCAGAACCGTGAAGCTGCAATGCGCGTGCTGCGTGCGCGACTGCTGGCTCACCAGCAGGAGCAGATTGACGCTGAGAACGCGGCGCACCGTGCTTCGCAGGTGCGTACTATGGACCGTTCGGAGCGTATCCGTACCTACAATTTCCCAGAGAACCGCATTGCGGATCACCGTACCGGCTACAAGGCGTACAACCTGGATGCTGTACTGAATGGTGACCTGGAGCCTGTGGTTCAGTCCGCTATTGAGATGGATGAGGCGCACCGCCTCGCTCAGGTGGGCCAGGAACAGAAGTAG